DNA sequence from the Tachysurus vachellii isolate PV-2020 chromosome 16, HZAU_Pvac_v1, whole genome shotgun sequence genome:
TATGTTTGTGACAATATGCTGCAGACAATAGAAACCTCCGGTGAGATTGAAAAATTGTTATCCAAATATTTAACAAAGGTAGAATTACTGATGTAAAGCAGTTCATTTTTCTCTTGCAAACTCAGTGACTTGTTCAGGGTATAGTGTAAAgattgtgtgtattattgtgtgtagaTAATAAAAGGGATTACAGTTCTTTAGCCTATTCATTAGGAATAGACTTGCAGAGACTTATATTTAACCCATAACACCAAACACCTACCCATAAATCAAACTGTCAAATAACATACTTCATGTTAACATGTTTCACAATACATTTATAtgcatatttttatatctaaCTTTGACTAAGCTAATATTttaatcctttaaggcctttaATTGTCTTGATGCTGGTTTGTTTGGTTCAGTAAACGGGAATTATGTTGATGAGCCAAAGGCTGTGTAACTGCTTACTTTCAAttggatattaatttatttccatatcggttctttatacagtatattttattttatttctatttttatcttACCTTAatgttaaatcttttatttatttatttatttatttatttatttatttatttatttatttaattttttggactgtatttttataacaatcagactatttttatataacaagGATCGTCGTAAAAAGTATTTCACTACATGccgtactgtgtatgattgtgtatgcgAAAACTGAATTTCGTTTCTTTTAAACGCATTTACTACTTCAGGTATGCAgctaaatattcatttataataaaaaattataaaaaaaaaaattcaattattCAATTATACGCAGCAGATAGATTTCTGGCTGAAAAGTACTGCGGTATTCCttttaacaaaatgtttttgatttgttttgttttgtttttaatattaaagagGTTGTTTTACGTGTGTTCCATTCGTTGTTACAGGAGAGCCAAGGCAATGTGCTCTGGAAACAGCTGAAGAGGTAGAAAGCCGCCCAGGCAAGGACCACAATGTAGTAGATGTTCAGGTAGATCACAATAACTTGAGATGCAATACCAACTCCTGTGGATACCACAAGTATAAACACAAGGTTAGACAAACCTAGTTTTGCCATGCTGACATTGACTGCATGGCATTAGTCATCACAAATGTATCAGGTGTGCAGGGTCTGAATGACATATCCTTTTTACGAGTCCTCGTGAAGCTTTGAATGTGTTTCATTGATTGTGGCATTAAACGTgccatttaatacatttcatgCATCAAATTTATTCAGGGATTTTTGCCTTTTATTATGTGAAAGAGTCAAGAGAAATATTTTAGCAAGATACTTTAGCTAAACTATATCTACTCACAGCAAGTACAGGTAAAAGACACTGAAATTGGATACGTGGATACGAACTCAGCAGATGCATATTAATCATTCACTAAAATGTGTCTAACATTATATAGCTAACACAGTATACAAAGTCACATCACTGTCAACCTAACTGTAAAGGGAAAATGTAGAACAGTTATGGAAAACCTGGAATCTGCTACAGAATAATTGACTTGCCCTGGACACTCAAGAAAAGCTCTTCATTCATTTCCTTTCACTCCCCTTTATTGCATTTCCTTAGGAAGAccttttttcaaattaaaactaCAACACTCCAATGTGTGGACTCCTCTGTCCTCGAGAAACCTCGAATAATGTTGGTTAAAGTTGGTCGCATTCGCTGTGCACTAAAGTTTTAATGGAGGTTTATAATTACAATCTAGTTACAATCTAATTACAAATTAGAAAATATAGCAaaacgtttttcttttttgttgttgttgttggttttgttttgttttagtcttACATATTGTTTCTGCAACAGTAAAGCCATGTAACATTGAACCACAACAGAAACAGTATTCaaataaatttagatttttactATGGTAGAAAACTGAGACATATTCTGTTTTTCTATATTTGAGTATATCCTGTTTTTCCATGTTTATGCAGATGTGAGTTAAATCAGCAGCTGTGAGTTAGCAAACTACtcacaattacattttaaaagagaaCAAGAGTAAAGTGGACATTACCTTCAAACATAGGACATATCTTCCTCCAGGCTGTGATCCCTCCTTCACTGGAGTACTGACCCAGTGCAGTCTCCAGGAAAAAGATAGGGATGCCACAGAAGACGAGGAAGACAAAATAAGGGATGAAGAATACCCCTAAACATAAATACAAGTGAGCCTGGGATTATTTAagtcaatttttttgtttgttttttgctgtaGAGGAAGGAACAgagtacagtaaaataaacagaagcaaCCTTCAGCTCATTATTCTTAACAAGAAGACAGGATTTTTAAAAGGCCTGGATAACAGGCATCCGTTTCCGAACATCAACAGCTGTTTTGTGTTAAAAAGTGCAGGACCCTGTATGGGCATGCACTTTTCTTCCTCATGAACATTTCAAAAGACTCACTGATATGTGAGTGAAAGCAATTTACTGGTCTGTTTAATCCAGCCTTTATTTGCTGTATCTTGGATATTAATTCTGCACATCAGTacaaaagaatacaaaaatcAAATCCCAGACATTCTCTCTCCTGCCCCTGACCCCaaattctctttttctctctcctttcctctcagCCTTACCTCCCCCATTCTTGTAGCAGAGATAAGGAAAGCGCCAAACGTTGCCCAGGCCAATAATTTCACCAGCCATGGACAGAAGAAACTCTGTCTTGTTGGCCCaattctctctctgctctggcGTTGTTTCTATGTTCTTCTCACTCCATATCTGGGGATCCTCGACAGGCTCGATCGCAGCGTCTGGTCCTCTGGCCTCTGGCATAGTGACTATCTTTatgtaacacacagacacattgtaGTTTCATCGAACCTTTTATGCATTTGTTATGCTTTCTTCTGCATGCACATGTTTACGTTTCAGCAGTCCTGTTCAATAGGATCACACTGTGCTTTTGAAAAACATCATTAGTAATAATTAGTCATGAAATTGCATGAAATTTCAAtgcagaaatgtttcatttacacaaatagccttatataaaaaaaaataaatcaataaaaaaataaaaaatactgcatGCATATAAACATAGCACAATGCATTGAATGCTGTTTTTTAATGGATGAAGCAAGGGGGAAATGTGCAGTGCAAACTCACCAGAGATTTCTTTTGCTCTCGGTGCAAACAAGCGAAGAAGTTCCCAAAGAAAAGAATGCGCTCGGAATGAGTTCAGTTTGGAAGTAAACGGGGCTCGTGAGAGGATGGGCGTGATTTGAAACACACATGGGGGCGTGTACAAAGAGCATGCGGACTGTGAATGGCAAATGCGCAAATGTGCGTGCAGCTTGAATTGTTGCTCTCCATCCTCGACACACCATGTATTTATGGGGTCACTTTGTGCATAGTgccattgtcatgctgaaacaggaCTGGGCTTTTTAGTTCCCCTGAAGGACAATATAAAGACAttcaaagacaaagacattctatacattATTCCACTGtcatggcaacagtttgggatTGATCCATATATGGTTGTGAAGTTCATGTGGACATCTGAATCCTTTGGAATATAATGTATCTTGttcagatgtacagtatatatctgaCCGGATCTTTGGGTTAATGAATCATTTCTGAAGAGTCGATTTTGGAAAATAATCTCAAACAAATAGATCATACGATGCCCTttgaaaagtgttttaaaaaaaagaaaagaaaaagcagagaaatgtATAAACGATTTGTTCCTCACAATATAATGATCAGAGATGACTCGGTTCTTTTAGCCGGCTCTTTTAGTTGTAGATATGTAGATGTAGGTAACATTTAAGCGTTTGATGTAGATGAATGaatcagtagtgaaatgagacgtatGTTTGACTCAGTTGTTTGTGGAATAAGATGAATGCATGACTGCTTAGgccactgttgttgttgttgttgttgttgttgttgttgttgttttgtttgtttgtctatggtttgttttgttttttgttttattttgttgtgtgtgtggtttttttttcagtgaacaTTTTAGATACGAGACACTGATATTTTAGAATGATTAAAACGACCGTTAGGGAATTTTAATTAGTTAATCAGTTAATTGGTTAATTGATTGGTTTACGATTGGtccattatttaattaataattaaataacaatgtaaattaataattaaataattaattaattagtttatcAGCCTTTAGGgtcataacaaataaaaaattaatagcaTTATGTTTTAAGGCCCTCTAGTGGCCATTTGTAACCCTTTTTGACTGCCAGACCATCCAGGGTGTTTTCCTCAAGGATTGCACAATATGTCAAAAGCTTCtatcatgaatgaatgaatgaatgaatgaatgaatgaatgaattgttgcACACTATGCTACAATAAATGTCCCCCTACCCTTCAAATGTTCATTTTGAAATATGTAAGTACGGGTTGCACAAATGAACAATTTAAGTAGTGTAAAATCTCACACAAAAGCTCATACATTTCACCAAtctgtgttattttatattacgTTCGTACATCCGTGTGTAGACGGATTATTTTTCGCATCCAGCTCAAAACTAACTACAATCTCGAGCTTGAAATTCAGCGCGTGGACTCTGACACGCCCCCTTCCACCCCTCCTTGTGTAAGCGCCTTGCGTCAACGGATGACGTATGCggaagtttaaaaaaacaataacaactgAGCTTCTGGGGAAACAGAAACCGAACCTAAATAATGATGACAGAATTgggatattattgcatttaaatgaAGGTAAATGTGTATACATTGGTGGTCAGATCATAGCAATGGAATcaataacaaatacaaatacaataaatatatatatacatgtagcCAGACAAAATAACAATCGGTGTAAAGTTGAATCAgcgattatatatatatatatatatatatatatatatatatatatatatatatatatatatatatatatatatatatatatatataaagtgtatcATATAGAATAGTGTATCTCATCCATGTATCCTATGTTTAGACCCCATTGTTAAAGATGCCAGGTTATGCTGTTGTATACTggatatatacatattaaaacAACAGGACATTTAAATCCAGCTGTTTGCTACTAAATCCAGATGTCTGATGTTTGTCTTTTGGCACAGATGCATTGCTCCGTAACTGACAAGTGTGTTCAGCATGTTCAGCAACTGTGTCCCAAAAACAATGATGAGGAATCCTGTGAGGAGGAGATGGATACATCTGAGCCTAACTGGCATTGGTTTTACTTGGCTGAATGTGGAGTGTGGCATATGTTTGAGGTAGGTGTCTGTAAGAGAGCTTGATTGTAGTTATCGTGTGTCTGGAGAGCATCACGGTTTCCTGCTTGAACACATAATCAAAGTCTTCGGTTCGTGCTGAACTTTAGTAGACATGTTACTACAGAGGATTTACAAAACCTAGGTGGCCGGGAGATATACCAGATATACTGGTTGATGCTGGTTTATAAACGAACACTTGCATATCCTTTGTTTGACAGCTGCACTCTTTTGTGTTCCCTGTAGATTGATCCCAGTGCAGGATGTTCGGTGACCAGCGAACAGATTGAAACAAACTACAACAGGAATCAGCATGGGTCCATGGATTTCTATACACCTAAATATAGTTACAGATTAGATTTTTCAGGTGGCATTCCAAAGTGCATACTTAACACAGCTATCTGAAATCTCCTGCAGATAATGAAGGAGATCTGACATGTCTCATATGCCTTTTATTTGCAGTTATGAAGCAAATCAACGTCACGACTGGAAAACAGAGACCGATAAAAAGGGCTCTACATTCTGCCACTGGATTTAGGTAAATCATGTATGCAAAACAGGCAGAAGTTTCTTTTTTTCGTTcattgtttatctatctatctatctatctatctatctatctatctatctatctatctaaaatttGTTGTTCTCTATATAGCATAACATGCAGTCAGTGCATTGACATTgatggctttatttatttgtgctcAGATTTATCTGTGATAACCTGGCTCTGCCAGTCCCTTGTCACTGGGAGAGAGTTAACACAGATGAGCCATATCAGGTATTATAACATCTCTATAAAATGTGGTAACATTCCGCTGAGCAAGAGCATAGCACACATAGAAAGAATTGCATTCTTTTCTTAATATCCACCTTGTGTCTCTGTCCAATAGCTCATCCCTCTATGCAGAGACACATTTGAATACAAAGAGGTGGCCAGGCTGTATGAGAGGACCATGTCTCAACCTATAAAATCCATTCAGAGGATACAGAACCTGGACCTGTGGGAGTTTTTCTGCAGGTGTACACCTCTGGTCTTTTATGTCAATGCTTTCAGCACATTTCCACACTTCTTTTCTTACATATTATATGTTACATGATACTCACCAGTAGAGATAATGGCTGTAGAATGGTCCTCATAACAGCATCGTCAGATAGCACCTGTTAAGAAGTACAATGAAACATTagcaaatataacaaatatattgGCATTAAGTCAATGGACAATGGAATAAAATGCAATGAGGTAAGATAAGTGGTTGGGTGGTTTGATGGAGccatctttatttacagcaATCTggcaatattatatatatatgtatacagttGTATgaaaaagtttaggaacccctgacaatttccatgattttcatttataaatatttgggtgtttggatcagcaatttcattttgatctatcaaatataAGGGGTGGAGGGGGGCGtgtcagtaatatttcagtagtaaatgaggtttattggattaacagaaaatgtgcaatatgcatcaaaacgaaattagacaggtgcataaatttgggcacccttgccattttgttgatttgaatacctgtaactacttagcactgattaactggaacacacaattggtttggtgagctcattaagccttgaacatcATAGAAAGGTGcagccaattgcaagttgttgttctctttgactctccttctgaagagtggcaacatggaggcctcaaaacaactctcaaatgacctgaaagcaaagattgttcaacattatggtttaggggaagggccagaagtggcaggccatgtaaaatattggagaggcgaAGGTGagggatggtgagaacggtcaaaaacagcccacagaccacctccaaagacctacaacatcaacttgctgcagatggtgtcactgtgtaTCGTGCAGCAATTCAgcacactttgcacaaggtgaagctgtatggGAGAGTGATgcaaaagaagccttttctgcacacacgccaaaAATCTTAGTcacttgaggtatgcaaacgcacatttggacaaaccagcttcattttggaataaggtgctgtggagtgatgaaacaaagattgagttatttggtcataacaaggggcgttatgcatggcagcaaaagaacacagcattccaagaaaaacactttctaCCCACactaaaatttggtggaggttccatcatgctgtggggctgtgtggccagtgccggtactgggaatctggttagaGTTGAGGGTTGCATGGATTCCAGTCAatatcagtcacaaagttgaagttactgTTAGCTGGATATTTCAATAagacgacccaaaacactgctccaaatctactcgggcatttatgcagaggaacaagtacaatgttccgGAATGGCcgtcccagtccccagacctgaatatcattgaacatctgtggggtgatttgaagcgggctgtccttGCTCGGCAatcatcaaacctaactgaactggagatgttttgtaaggaggaatggtccaaaatacattaattcagaatccagacactcattacaggctacaggaagcgtctagagactgttatttctgctaaaggaggctctactaaatattgatgtgatttttctgttggggtgccaaaatttatgcacctgtctaatttcgttttgatgcatattgcgcattttctgttaatccaataaacctcattttactactgaaatattactgtgtccttcagttatttgatagatcaaaatgaaagtGCTGATCCAAAcatccaaatatttataaatgaaaatcatggaaattgtcaggggttcctaaacttttgtatacgactgtatatatatatatatatatataaagaactTACAACAGTAAATGATATGTAAAAATGTCTCACCagattcttttctcttttttctgctaaaaaaaaaccagcaaGCTATCAAGAAACCTCAAAGCTGTCTGTCCAGGGAAGGTAATCTGGAAATTTCAAAGGaagcacttttttgttttacgtACAGTTCTATTTAATAAGACTAGAGGCTCCTTTCAAAAATGGCAAATTAATATCTCACAGAAAGCTTGCAGCGTTGCATACTCTCTGAACTGTGCTGTTATGGAAATTTAATCAACagtcagaatcaagaattctaCAGTGCTGTagtataaattgtaaataatgagtgtaaatatttgaaaattatTTTTGACATTATTGTTTGTTAGAGGGCACATTAAAGTTTttgctattgtttttttattttttttttctgtcaaaggAAAAAGGCCCAGCTGAGAAAGATAAAACGTATTAATGACATCGATGAGAGGATGCTCTTTCATGGGACAGGTCACAGTAACATCCAGGCTATTTGTACATACAACTTTGACTGGCGACTTACAGGAAGTCATGGTGACGTCTATGGAAAAGGtaaattatttcctgtttttgttcATGAAAACACATATGaatatacagagaaagagagagatagagtccCTCTGAAACTACCAGAATGGCAAAGCCAATTAATTTGTTTCTGTGGTACGTCATAAACATATATGCTATACACATTTGGGTGTAAGGTCAAAAGAAGCATATGACATGTGAGTTTATGATTTGAGCTAAACCATCCAATTTTTAGGTGAGCGAAAATATATGAAAAGATAAGTCTTTTCTAATTGCTTCTGATAACTGCATCAAGCCTGTTTCAAAACTCATTTCCTCACCAAATTTTTGGTTGCTACTTTGGTGATTTTTTTACTCCAGCCTCCTTTTCCCCTGATGACATTGTgctggcagtgtgttttgggtcattgtcttgctgaatTATGAAGTTCCTCTTTTCCTAATTTGGATGCAAATTAATTTCAGGGTTTtaaatttcagattttatttccatgcatttatatgtatagatgtaaaaaaaaaaaaacatagaccTGAGCTCTTTCTGTAGGATTAGTTTATGGTTTCATTTACTTTGATTTACTGTTTGCGGCAGGAGGAGTATTTTCAGCATTAGATGAGTGTTGTGTTTATCTttgtgttctctctttctccacagGAAGCTATTTTGCTCGTGATGCCAAGTACTCCAGCAAGTTCTGCCACTCCACCAGCAAACATAACTTCACACTGCAGAGACACGGCCTGGCACCGCCCATATTCCAGACTGACCCACCATATAAGTGCATGTTCCTGGCACGGGTGTTAGTAGGGGAATACACAGTAGGTCACCCACACTTCTGTCGCCCGCCTTCGAAAGACCTGAGCATCGCCAACTTCTTTGACAGCTGTGTGGACGATATGGTCAACCCGAAGATCTTTGTAATATTTGACAGCAATCAGATCTATCCTGAGTACCTTATCGAATTCTACTGATGAAGAGGCAGAGGACAAATTGGACTAGTCATTTTAATGAAGAAACAGGAATGGTTGctttaaagaaaacagcaaaGCCCTAGTATGAAGAGCCATGACTTGTCTGTGTCAGTGCCAAAGTTGAAGTGTGTACATGATGACAATGACATAGGACAGGAAACGTGGGCTTCAAATGCATACTAGGGTGTCCCAGCTCCAGTTCTGGAGGCTAGAGTCAAGCACATTTATCCCTTATTCAGAATAGTTATatattcaagttttttttagGGGGGGTGGATTTCTCCCCATTTCCTTCAGTTTGGCCTGGCCAGTTGCCACCCAATAGATAACTCTCACCTATCACAAGGCTCATCAGCTACCCGCCAATATGTGTGGGGCAAATGTGCTTCATTTTAAGCCAGCCTCCTCATGTTAATGCTGCTCATGCTGTGTCTCAGAGCAGCATAACACACTCGGAGGAAAGCATCGTCATCACTCTTCTGCAGACATGACCTCATAGCTACCCGTGATTGGCTAGAGTCTCTGTGATTGACAAGGAGAGAGGTTATGCCATCCCTCCCACTCAGCAAGCATGGCAAGCATGGATGATTGTTTGGGATTAGAACCCATATTCCCAAATGACAGGGCACACACTTTTCAGTTGCACCTCTCGGGACGCATTTACATTTACCACATTTGACAGACACTTATCCAGATTGACAGAAATGCTCTGTGGTGCCCACtgaaaatacacttatatacattGAGTAGATGTCTGAGCAGGGACATAAGcagactgtactgtactgtatgcctCCACTTGTGCACCTTTGACATGTAAATCATATTCTATCCATGCTCTTATTAGGGCTGCACAATAATGGCTTAAAAGATCATTGCAGTTATTTTGCTCAATACTGAAATCAGAATGGTCACTATAAGTATGTGgatacctgaccatcacatctaTATGTGGTCCTTCCTCAAACTGGTGCTATAACTGGTACAATAAGATTTCCTGTGCACATGAAGAGATGATTTGCCAAAGTTAATAGGGAAAAACTTTAGTGCTTAGGATGAACTCTAATGGCAATTAAATACCAGGATCCCTCACCTGACATTAATACTTGAACCTCACTAAAGCTCTTGTGACTAAAAgggcac
Encoded proteins:
- the LOC132858631 gene encoding protein mono-ADP-ribosyltransferase PARP11-like yields the protein MKMHCSVTDKCVQHVQQLCPKNNDEESCEEEMDTSEPNWHWFYLAECGVWHMFEIDPSAGCSVTSEQIETNYNRNQHGSMDFYTPKYSYRLDFSVMKQINVTTGKQRPIKRALHSATGFRFICDNLALPVPCHWERVNTDEPYQLIPLCRDTFEYKEVARLYERTMSQPIKSIQRIQNLDLWEFFCRKKAQLRKIKRINDIDERMLFHGTGHSNIQAICTYNFDWRLTGSHGDVYGKGSYFARDAKYSSKFCHSTSKHNFTLQRHGLAPPIFQTDPPYKCMFLARVLVGEYTVGHPHFCRPPSKDLSIANFFDSCVDDMVNPKIFVIFDSNQIYPEYLIEFY